The genomic DNA TTGATCCATATTTTAATATTAAAATAAAAAATTTGTCCCCATACAATGTTTAAATACTATATATTTCTGTTAAACAGTGAAAATATTAATCAAATATATAATTATATTTTAAAATTTAAGTTTACTAATATATATTTACATGTTATAATTTTTAGAATATTTAAGAAAAAAGGAGAGTAAAATGATAATTATATTCGGAACAAAAAATATTACGAAGAATTACGGAGTAACTAATAAAATAGAATGTCCGCATTGTCATAATACTGAATTCTGGCATTATTTGAAAACAGGATTATGGTTCACACTATTCTGGATTCCTATTTTCCCTTTAGGCAGCTCTAAGCATTTTCTTGTCTGCCCTATTTGTAATGTTAATATTGCTTTGAACGGTTCTGACAGAGAAAAATACAGAAAACTTGCAGAATTAAACCAAAAATTTACCAGCGGAAAGATTTCCGAGGAAGAATATAGAGAGCTTTCTAATGATATTCAGGAATAAATTTTTAAAATAATGACTTTGAAATATTACTTTCGAAGTCATTATTTCATTTAGTATTTTTTATACTAATTTTTTGAATAAAATATTGACTTTTTTCTGTCATGTGGTAAAATAATATTGCTATATACATAATCTATTGATATTTTATTATGTTGTGTAATGCAAATCTCTTTCATCTTTTCTTCGATTAGCAAAAATAATTGATTTATCCGCTCTGTTTCATATCTAAAGGTCATCTAAATACATTCCATTTTTTTAAATTTATTTTATTTTTATTGATTTTTTCATTACTGCACTATAAAATTTTATATAGTTTATGTTTTAGTGAAAATTTTGGAAATTACACTGAACACATTTTATATTCTCATTTGGCAGACGACCTTACCTCCCATTAGGGTCGTCTTTTTATTTTACAATCAAAAAAGATGGATTATATTCTCCATCTTTTTTTATGAAAATTTATTTT from Sebaldella termitidis ATCC 33386 includes the following:
- a CDS encoding zinc-ribbon domain-containing protein, which produces MIIIFGTKNITKNYGVTNKIECPHCHNTEFWHYLKTGLWFTLFWIPIFPLGSSKHFLVCPICNVNIALNGSDREKYRKLAELNQKFTSGKISEEEYRELSNDIQE